A stretch of Henckelia pumila isolate YLH828 chromosome 4, ASM3356847v2, whole genome shotgun sequence DNA encodes these proteins:
- the LOC140860708 gene encoding uncharacterized protein, with the protein MTSASSETTPVAPIVTVPNRVVPPVFPRGAAVPVPNSHRENPEKFTGANFKRWQQKMLFYLTTLNLTRFLSEDAPKLKEGEGDVESVSALEAWNHSDFLCRNYVLNGLADFLYIVYCEKKTAKELWESVDRKYKTEDAGAKNFLVGRFLDFKMVDSKPVISQVQEIQVILHEIHSEGMTLSESFQVAAIVEKLPPTWKDFKNYLKHKQKVMNVEELIVRLRIEEDNKSSERRLFSPVAAKANFVEHVQSSKKN; encoded by the coding sequence ATGACTTCTGCTTCAAGTGAGACTACTCCGGTTGCCCCTATTGTCACGGTTCCAAATCGTGTCGTTCCTCCTGTTTTCCCACGTGGTGCTGCCGTTCCTGTTCCAAACAGTCACAGAGAAAATCCAGAGAAGTTCACTGGTGCGAACTTCAAGAGGTGGCAACAGAAAATGCTCTTCTACTTGACGACGTTGAACCTGACGAGATTCCTCTCGGAGGATGCTCCTAAGCTCAAGGAGGGTGAGGGAGATGTTGAATCCGTCAGTGCTTTGGAGGCATGGAATCATTCTGATTTCTTATGCCGAAATTACGTACTTAACGGACTGGCAGATTTTCTCTATATTGTGTATTGCGAAAAGAAAACGGCCAAAGAGCTGTGGGAATCCGTTGACAGAAAGTACAAAACCGAGGATGCGGGGGCCAAGAATTTTCTTGTAGGCCGCTTTCTGGATTTTAAGATGGTGGATTCCAAGCCAGTTATCAGCCAAGTTCAAGAGATCCAAGTGATTCTTCACGAGATTCACTCTGAGGGGATGACTTTGAGCGAATCCTTCCAAGTGGCGGCCATTGTTGAGAAGCTACCACCGACATGGAAGGATTTCAAGAACTACTTGAAACACAAGCAAAAGGTGATGAATGTTGAAGAACTCATTGTTCGACTTCGTATCGAGGAAGACAACAAGAGCTCTGAAAGACGACTGTTTTCTCCGGTTGCTGCTAAAGCAAATTTTGTCGAGCATGTCCAAAGCTCGAaaaagaattga